Proteins co-encoded in one Gossypium arboreum isolate Shixiya-1 chromosome 11, ASM2569848v2, whole genome shotgun sequence genomic window:
- the LOC108470970 gene encoding nuclear transcription factor Y subunit B-3-like, with translation MAESDNESGGHNNSGGNAHSETSAREQDRFLPIANVSRIMKKALPANAKISKDAKETVQECVSEFISFITGEASDKCQREKRKTINGDDLLWAMTTLGFEEYVEPLKIYLQKYREMEGEKSSMGRGEKDGASGGSSGGASGSGGGGSGGGGGVGPGGGGGGGGGGGGFNGGGMYGGMMLMGHHQGHVYGSGGYHHQISMEKRGGTGVAAANDEARGGAAVRSR, from the coding sequence ATGGCTGAATCCGACAATGAATCGGGGGGGCATAACAACAGCGGAGGAAACGCTCACAGCGAAACGTCGGCGCGTGAGCAAGACAGGTTCTTGCCGATCGCAAACGTAAGCAGGATCATGAAAAAGGCGTTGCCGGCGAACGCTAAGATCTCCAAAGACGCTAAAGAAACGGTCCAGGAATGCGTCTCCGAGTTCATCAGTTTCATCACAGGAGAAGCTTCAGACAAGTGTCAGCGCGAAAAGCGGAAGACCATTAACGGGGATGATCTGCTTTGGGCCATGACGACGCTTGGATTCGAGGAGTACGTGGAGCCCTTGAAGATTTATTTGCAGAAGTACAGGGAGATGGAAGGCGAGAAGAGCTCCATGGGAAGGGGAGAAAAAGATGGCGCTAGTGGTGGTTCCTCCGGCGGGGCAAGTGGCAGCGGTGGCGGAGGGAGTGGCGGTGGAGGTGGAGTAGGTccgggtggtggtggtggtggtggtggtggtggtggtgggttCAATGGAGGAGGGATGTACGGAGGGATGATGTTGATGGGCCATCATCAAGGTCACGTTTACGGCTCCGGTGGGTATCATCATCAGATTAGCATGGAGAAACGTGGTGGCACAGGCGTTGCCGCCGCCAATGATGAAGCAAGAGGTGGAGCTGCTGTCAGGTCAAGGTAG